The Atribacterota bacterium genome contains the following window.
TTTTGCAGAAAATGCGGCTGCTACTCCAGCTGCCTCACCTAATGCCATACATGTAGCCTGAAGTCTGGTACTACCTAATGCTGCATGTGTTGCTGATATAATCCGCCCGGTTACTATAAGATTATCTATATTTTTTGGTATCATACACCGATAAGGTATTGAATAAGAGCCACCATTTTTAAGGAAAGTGAATTGAGTCTTTCCACCTTTTGGGTCATGTATATCAATAGGATATGCCCCTCTGGCGATTCCGTCTTCAAATCTCCTGCAATTAACAACATCCTCTTCAGTTATACAGTATTCTCCAATCACCCTCCTGCTTTCTCTTACTCCAACTTGATGTGCCGTTTTGATTAAGTAACATTTTTCCATTCCCGGTATTCTTTTTTGGCATTGTTTAAATGTATTTACAACATTTCTTCTTTCTGAGATTTCTCCATCAACAATAGATTTTCCATCCACAGGATCAATGTTGACTGTTCTGGTTAAATTTAAACTTACCATATCTTCCCGCCAGGAAACTGCAGTAAAACTCATAGGTGTTTTGTCATCCCATAGAGACATATGTCCGGCCATATGAACAATTCCATCTTTCTTATCTGTACCGATTTTTTCTCCTCTCACCAATCTCACATGCCAATCATCACGACCTTTTATATTGCCATCGTTTTGAAGATCTTCAAACATTTTTTCTAAATTTACATTATCAAGCACAAATGTTAAAGTAACATTCTGCATACTATCAACTGCACTATACTCAAAAGGAGCACCAGCTAAATTCGAAAGATCCGCATCACCGGAAGCATCTATAAATGTATTCCCGTATATTGTTTTTCTACCTGATTTAGTCAATATTTCAATCCCTACTAATCTATTGCAACTTACAATAGTACCCAATAAATAACTATGTAAAGCCAGGTTTACATTATTCTCCCCTGCCATTTCCTGGGCTATGTATTTATAAATTTCAGGTTCATAAGGAGTTAATGAAAATTCATAATTTTCTTCTGTTTTCCACTTACCTCCACGCATATGACCTTTGCTACCCTGTTCCTTTATTAAACGTTGTACTATATCTTCTGCTATACCGCCTACTACTTTTTCTCCATTCCCACTAAAAAAAGCTAAAAAAGGGAAACCGTAATTGGCTGAACCGCCCAGGAAACCATATCGCTCAACCAGCAGTGTTTTTGCCCCTTTTTTTGCGGCAGCAATTGCACTAACTACACCGGATGTCCCTCCTCCTACTACAACAACATCATAATAGTTATCCATGTTTATAATTTCCTCCTATAAAATCAACTTATAACATCTTTTACTTAAGAATATAAAACTATATTTAAAACATAATACCCAATACTTTTGGTAAAAATAGAGATATCTGTGGGAAATAAATAATTATATAAAATGATAATACTAGTGGAATATAGAAAGGTATAATTGCTTTTACTAACCTCTCAAAGGGTATTTGGGCAATTTCAGTTGTAATATATAATGAAGTACCAACCGGGGGAGTTATTATCCCTAATACAAAACCAAAAACTAATATGACACCTAAATGTACAGGATCCACTCCCAGGGGTGATAGCATTGGTAATAAGATTGGTGTTGCTAATACAATATTAGCTGAAGCCGTTGATATCATGCCCAATATTAAAACAAAAATACCTACCAAAAATAATATTAATATTCTATCTGTAGTAATTGACAAAATAAGATTCATCAGCCTATTAGGAATTTGCTCGATTGTGATAAACCATACAAATATCCTCGCGACTGCTAACATGAACATAACTACTCCTGTGGAATAGATAGTATTTTTTAAACACTTATTGATATTATTAATTGATATTTTCTTATATAGTATTCCCAGGAAAAAAGTATACACAACAGCAATACATCCTGCTTCTGTTGGGGTAACAACTCCCCACATTATTCCACCCACAATTAAAATAGGTGCCAAAAGTGCTAAAAAGGAATCTTTGAAGGTTGTTAATATTTTTATGATAGAAGATCTGGGCCGTACTGGACAATTTACCTTTCCACTTATAGCAAGGATATAAACAGTTAGCA
Protein-coding sequences here:
- a CDS encoding TRAP transporter large permease, with amino-acid sequence MDLFLIVIAFFGLLAIGTPIAIVVLTSSIIGLAINNIPLSMIPQTMINGINGYTLLAIPLYILAGEFMNELGVAKKIFDFALSLVGHIRGSMGHVNVIASMVFAGISGSSTADASGLGRIELKAMKDEGYDTDFSAAITAASSTVGPIIPPSIHMMIYASVAEVPAAALLIAGLVPGLLMGLGLMLTVYILAISGKVNCPVRPRSSIIKILTTFKDSFLALLAPILIVGGIMWGVVTPTEAGCIAVVYTFFLGILYKKISINNINKCLKNTIYSTGVVMFMLAVARIFVWFITIEQIPNRLMNLILSITTDRILILFLVGIFVLILGMISTASANIVLATPILLPMLSPLGVDPVHLGVILVFGFVLGIITPPVGTSLYITTEIAQIPFERLVKAIIPFYIPLVLSFYIIIYFPQISLFLPKVLGIMF
- a CDS encoding FAD-dependent oxidoreductase; protein product: MDNYYDVVVVGGGTSGVVSAIAAAKKGAKTLLVERYGFLGGSANYGFPFLAFFSGNGEKVVGGIAEDIVQRLIKEQGSKGHMRGGKWKTEENYEFSLTPYEPEIYKYIAQEMAGENNVNLALHSYLLGTIVSCNRLVGIEILTKSGRKTIYGNTFIDASGDADLSNLAGAPFEYSAVDSMQNVTLTFVLDNVNLEKMFEDLQNDGNIKGRDDWHVRLVRGEKIGTDKKDGIVHMAGHMSLWDDKTPMSFTAVSWREDMVSLNLTRTVNIDPVDGKSIVDGEISERRNVVNTFKQCQKRIPGMEKCYLIKTAHQVGVRESRRVIGEYCITEEDVVNCRRFEDGIARGAYPIDIHDPKGGKTQFTFLKNGGSYSIPYRCMIPKNIDNLIVTGRIISATHAALGSTRLQATCMALGEAAGVAAAFSAK